One window from the genome of Actinoplanes teichomyceticus ATCC 31121 encodes:
- a CDS encoding sensor histidine kinase has product MTKLRRLPGLWRQWPITVRDLLFALALALAVVVPALKRQGTQLGDLPDHPYDALTVGVVALECLPLAVRRRWPVVCLALVSLGFAIDQLRGYHTIAGTGLAIALVSAGAYVERRRRVVAGLASLAYVLLAISLDRLGSGEGVAGFTTFYLLLALAWGVGAWLRQTRAAEAERRRHVEEATRTAERTRIARELHDVVTHHVTAMVVQAEAARYLTGAPDKLDQTLTAITGTGRRAVGDLRQLLDLLNPDHSTGDPRTPAVGDLDALVDQTRQAGQPVEFVRKGTPAAATGSAEVAAYRVVQEALTNALKYAHGSRTSVHVHHGEGETTVEISTDGSGSGSASPGGGGRGLAGLRERVTVLGGDFSAGAQAGGGFLVRARIPAGNPS; this is encoded by the coding sequence GTGACCAAGCTCCGGAGGCTCCCGGGTCTGTGGCGGCAGTGGCCGATCACGGTGCGGGATCTCCTTTTCGCTCTGGCTCTCGCGCTCGCGGTGGTGGTCCCGGCCCTGAAGCGGCAGGGTACGCAGCTCGGCGACCTCCCGGACCACCCGTATGACGCGCTGACCGTCGGGGTCGTCGCCCTGGAGTGCCTGCCGCTGGCCGTCCGCCGTCGGTGGCCGGTCGTCTGCCTCGCGCTGGTGTCGCTCGGCTTCGCGATCGACCAGCTGCGCGGCTACCACACGATCGCGGGTACGGGACTGGCCATCGCACTCGTCAGTGCGGGCGCCTATGTGGAACGGCGCCGCCGGGTGGTCGCGGGGCTGGCCTCGCTGGCGTACGTGCTCCTGGCGATCTCCCTCGATCGGCTCGGTTCGGGTGAGGGCGTCGCCGGGTTCACCACTTTCTACCTGCTGCTGGCGCTCGCGTGGGGCGTCGGGGCGTGGCTGCGCCAGACCCGCGCCGCCGAGGCGGAACGTCGCCGCCATGTCGAGGAGGCCACCCGTACGGCGGAGCGCACGCGCATCGCCCGGGAGCTGCACGACGTCGTCACCCACCACGTGACGGCGATGGTCGTGCAGGCCGAGGCGGCGCGCTACCTGACGGGCGCCCCGGACAAGCTGGACCAGACCCTGACCGCGATCACCGGCACCGGTCGCCGGGCTGTCGGTGACCTGCGGCAGCTGCTCGACCTGCTCAATCCGGATCACAGCACAGGTGACCCGCGTACGCCCGCCGTCGGCGACCTGGACGCCCTCGTCGACCAGACCCGGCAGGCCGGGCAGCCGGTCGAGTTCGTCCGGAAAGGCACGCCGGCGGCGGCCACCGGCAGCGCCGAGGTGGCGGCGTACCGGGTGGTGCAGGAGGCGCTGACGAACGCGCTGAAGTACGCACACGGCAGTCGGACCAGCGTTCACGTTCACCACGGGGAAGGGGAGACGACCGTGGAGATCAGCACCGACGGCTCCGGGTCCGGCAGCGCGTCCCCGGGCGGCGGCGGACGCGGCCTCGCCGGGCTCCGCGAGCGGGTCACCGTCCTCGGTGGCGACTTCAGCGCGGGCGCGCAGGCCGGCGGCGGCTTCCTCGTGCGGGCCCGGATCCCGGCCGGAAACCCGTCGTGA
- a CDS encoding anthranilate synthase component II, producing MFQNYDLEICVVRADELAVDDVARERPDYVLVSPGPRSPGAAGISTELIRRYHGAFPILGVCLGMQCINEAFGGRTVHAPVPMHGKTSAVHHDGSGLFAGVPEPVTVARYHSLATTGISAELRVNARSADGVTMGIQHVRDPLFGVQFHPESFLTEHGFTMIENFLRTGPLKGARS from the coding sequence ATGTTCCAGAACTACGACCTCGAGATCTGCGTGGTCCGCGCCGACGAGCTCGCCGTGGACGACGTCGCGCGTGAGCGGCCCGACTACGTCCTGGTGAGCCCCGGCCCCAGGAGCCCGGGCGCGGCCGGGATCTCCACCGAGCTCATCCGTCGCTACCACGGCGCGTTCCCGATCCTGGGCGTGTGCCTGGGCATGCAGTGCATCAACGAGGCGTTCGGCGGACGTACGGTGCACGCGCCCGTTCCCATGCACGGCAAGACGAGCGCCGTGCATCACGACGGGTCGGGTCTGTTCGCCGGAGTTCCCGAGCCGGTCACGGTAGCGCGCTACCACTCGCTGGCCACGACGGGCATCAGCGCGGAACTCCGGGTCAACGCACGCTCCGCCGACGGCGTGACCATGGGGATCCAGCACGTCCGCGACCCGCTGTTCGGCGTCCAGTTCCACCCGGAGAGCTTCCTCACCGAGCACGGGTTCACGATGATCGAGAACTTCCTGCGCACGGGTCCGCTGAAAGGAGCGCGATCGTGA
- a CDS encoding helix-turn-helix transcriptional regulator produces the protein MVKPTRVTNRIRALRFTHDEMTQADLAERIGVTRQTLNAIEQGKYSPSLEVAFRVARVFGVPLDDVFQYPETPEEQS, from the coding sequence GTGGTGAAACCGACACGGGTCACCAACCGCATCCGCGCGCTGCGCTTCACCCACGACGAGATGACCCAGGCCGACCTCGCCGAGCGCATCGGCGTCACCCGGCAGACCCTCAACGCCATCGAGCAGGGCAAGTACTCGCCCAGCCTGGAGGTGGCCTTCCGGGTCGCCCGGGTCTTCGGGGTCCCGCTCGACGACGTGTTCCAGTACCCGGAGACCCCCGAGGAGCAGTCATGA
- the pabB gene encoding aminodeoxychorismate synthase component I, with protein sequence MNADLLSSLRRVTGVHSEPLRLREPFVEVVRRFADEPGTVALLSGGTLDCARYHILGVRPWLSLSGQRTRTTITDGDRRIELDADPFTALRRLLRHSPVPAPAAPLPLSSGLLGYLAYDLKDCLERLPRTSVDDLGLPLMHLVAPTVILVQDRVTEATTLLAMRVAGEDTAVSRHVARFKETLGAPAAPRDRQTEATGRCVSAFSRDEYLSAVEAIRRYIVDGDVYQVNMSQRFQAPFTGDPFDCLAGMFAENPAPFFAYVNAGDHQIVSTSPERFIELRNGAVETRPIKGTRPRGTTPAQDDSLRAELRESAKEDAELSMIVDLLRNDIGKVCRPGSVRVREHKRLETYRNVHHLVSTVTGELGPGMDAVDLLRATFPGGSITGCPKIRAMEVIDELEPVRRHVYTGSIGYLGFDGTMDLSIAIRTATFTGGTAVFSVGGGIVFDSDPASEYEETLHKGRTLMNALHATAGDERSAATVWQDGLFKPRTAATVPIDSEGLSYGLGFFETLRVHAGRPILLEAHVRRFELAWREFFGTTPPDVTWADVIARLVDRNGLSRTDAVVKLVATAGNPSGARLSPVLFASAKPYAPRPVLSARPGLRLMTYPHPRETHLAGHKTLNHLHYRLAGAWAERHGADEALIRNADGSVSETNTASICCMYGATACFPVSGPALPGTMSAEVARLLRSWGYAVENRRLTVADLLAADHVFVTNSVMGAVPAISLDDAPLGYDSALCEKLTEAVFEDDSPDGVRPAR encoded by the coding sequence GTGAACGCCGACCTTCTGTCCTCGCTGCGGCGGGTCACCGGGGTGCACTCCGAGCCCCTTCGACTGCGGGAGCCGTTCGTCGAGGTCGTGCGCCGCTTCGCCGACGAGCCCGGCACCGTCGCCCTGCTGAGCGGGGGGACGCTCGACTGCGCGCGGTACCACATCCTCGGCGTACGTCCGTGGCTGTCGCTGAGCGGGCAGCGCACCCGGACCACGATCACGGACGGGGACCGGCGGATCGAGCTGGACGCCGACCCGTTCACAGCGCTGCGCCGGCTCCTGCGGCACTCCCCCGTGCCGGCGCCGGCCGCGCCGCTGCCGCTGTCCAGCGGACTGCTCGGCTACCTCGCGTACGACCTGAAGGACTGCCTGGAGCGGTTGCCGAGAACCAGCGTCGACGATCTCGGGCTGCCCCTGATGCACCTCGTGGCGCCGACCGTCATCCTGGTCCAGGACCGGGTCACCGAGGCCACGACGCTCCTCGCGATGCGCGTGGCCGGCGAGGACACCGCGGTGAGCCGGCACGTGGCGCGTTTCAAGGAGACGCTCGGCGCGCCGGCGGCCCCCCGCGATCGGCAGACGGAGGCGACCGGCCGGTGCGTGTCGGCCTTCTCCCGGGACGAATACCTCTCCGCCGTGGAGGCGATCCGCCGGTACATCGTCGACGGCGATGTCTACCAGGTGAACATGTCGCAGCGTTTCCAGGCGCCGTTCACCGGGGACCCCTTCGACTGCCTCGCCGGCATGTTCGCGGAGAATCCGGCCCCCTTCTTCGCCTACGTCAACGCGGGTGACCACCAGATCGTCTCGACCTCCCCGGAACGGTTCATCGAGCTCAGGAACGGCGCCGTCGAGACGCGGCCGATCAAGGGCACCCGGCCCCGCGGCACGACCCCGGCGCAGGACGACAGCCTGCGGGCCGAGCTGCGGGAGAGCGCCAAGGAGGACGCCGAGCTGTCGATGATCGTCGACCTGCTCCGCAACGACATCGGCAAGGTCTGCCGTCCGGGCTCGGTACGCGTGCGGGAACACAAGCGCCTGGAAACCTACCGGAACGTCCATCACCTCGTGTCGACCGTGACGGGCGAGCTGGGTCCGGGAATGGACGCCGTGGATCTGCTGCGGGCCACCTTCCCCGGCGGCTCGATCACCGGCTGCCCCAAGATCCGGGCGATGGAGGTCATCGACGAGCTGGAACCGGTACGGCGGCACGTCTACACCGGCAGCATCGGCTACCTCGGGTTCGACGGCACGATGGATCTCTCCATCGCGATCCGGACGGCGACGTTCACCGGCGGCACGGCCGTCTTCTCCGTGGGCGGCGGCATCGTCTTCGACTCGGATCCCGCGAGTGAGTACGAGGAGACCCTGCACAAGGGCCGGACGCTGATGAACGCCCTGCACGCGACGGCCGGTGACGAGCGGAGCGCCGCCACGGTGTGGCAGGACGGGCTCTTCAAACCCCGCACCGCCGCCACGGTGCCGATCGACAGCGAAGGGCTGTCGTACGGCCTCGGGTTCTTCGAGACGCTGCGCGTCCACGCGGGCCGTCCGATCCTCCTCGAAGCCCACGTGCGGCGCTTCGAGCTCGCTTGGCGGGAGTTCTTCGGCACCACGCCACCGGATGTGACCTGGGCCGACGTCATCGCCCGGCTCGTGGACAGGAACGGGCTGTCGCGCACCGACGCGGTGGTCAAGCTGGTGGCGACCGCCGGCAACCCGAGCGGCGCGCGGCTGTCCCCGGTGCTGTTCGCCAGCGCCAAGCCGTACGCGCCGCGCCCGGTCCTGAGCGCACGGCCCGGGCTGCGCCTGATGACGTACCCACACCCACGAGAGACCCACCTGGCCGGCCACAAGACCCTCAACCACCTGCACTACCGGTTGGCGGGTGCGTGGGCCGAGCGACACGGCGCGGACGAAGCGTTGATCCGCAACGCCGACGGCTCCGTGTCGGAGACCAACACCGCGAGCATCTGCTGCATGTACGGCGCGACCGCGTGCTTCCCCGTCTCCGGGCCCGCTCTGCCCGGCACCATGTCGGCCGAGGTCGCTCGGCTCCTGCGGAGTTGGGGCTACGCGGTCGAGAACCGGCGCCTCACGGTGGCGGATCTGCTGGCCGCCGACCACGTGTTCGTGACCAACTCGGTGATGGGCGCGGTCCCCGCGATCAGCCTCGACGACGCGCCGCTGGGCTACGACTCCGCGCTCTGCGAGAAGCTCACCGAAGCCGTGTTCGAGGACGATTCGCCGGACGGAGTCCGTCCGGCGCGCTGA
- a CDS encoding response regulator has protein sequence MTAPIRVLVCDDQELIRAGFATIIDAQPDMEIAGECGDGRAAVDLAARLRPDVVVMDVRMPVLDGIEATRLLAGAGVAEPAKVLVVTTFNLDEYVYEALRAGASGFLLKDAPPAQLLGGIRTVATGAALLAPEVTRQLVGRYAARIRPAEGDPDGGALTPRELEVLRLIAEGLSNSEIAAALVISQETVKTYVSRILTKLHLRDRVQAVVYAYRRGLVT, from the coding sequence GTGACCGCGCCGATCCGGGTGCTGGTCTGCGACGACCAGGAGCTGATCCGCGCCGGCTTCGCGACGATCATCGACGCCCAGCCGGACATGGAGATCGCCGGTGAGTGCGGCGACGGGCGCGCGGCGGTCGACCTGGCCGCCCGGCTCCGGCCGGACGTGGTGGTGATGGACGTGCGGATGCCGGTGCTCGACGGCATCGAGGCGACCCGCCTGCTGGCCGGCGCCGGGGTCGCCGAGCCGGCGAAGGTCCTCGTGGTGACGACGTTCAACCTCGACGAGTACGTCTACGAGGCGCTGCGCGCGGGCGCCAGCGGCTTCCTGCTCAAGGACGCCCCACCGGCGCAGCTGCTGGGCGGCATCCGCACGGTGGCGACGGGCGCCGCGCTGCTGGCCCCGGAGGTGACCCGGCAGCTGGTGGGCAGGTACGCGGCCCGCATCCGCCCGGCCGAGGGCGACCCGGACGGCGGCGCGCTGACCCCGCGCGAGCTGGAGGTGCTCCGGCTCATCGCGGAGGGCCTGTCCAACAGCGAGATCGCCGCGGCCCTGGTGATCAGCCAGGAGACGGTCAAGACGTACGTGTCCCGCATCCTCACCAAGCTGCACCTGCGCGACCGGGTGCAGGCCGTGGTGTACGCGTACCGCCGGGGCCTGGTGACCTGA
- a CDS encoding M4 family metallopeptidase: MHAVAGESYQAKDVVIDSGGARHVRFDRTWNGLRVLGGDFVVHTTGAGRFAGATVAQDAAVDVARTPAVAKHDAIATAGKQSTGPAEARLVVDAHQGEPALAWQVTIADHLVVIVDATTGRTRRTYDLTKAADTATGHGLHNGEVKLSTTRTDQGSFALIDPDRGGNTTRDALNSTDRPTEANSRAFTDADDMWGDGTTADRATAGADVHYGMARTWDYFHDTFGRAGIDGDGKGVTAYVHHDVNWANASWNDSCVCMMFGDGDGTRKAFTSLDDVAHETAHGLTFRTADLVYQGESGALNEATSDIFATLVEFAANNPADEPDYLISEMTGPQPLRWMDEPTRDVKSVSCWSPSVKDLDVHRSSGVANKFFYTLAVGSGSTRWGSSTPCGGAAPVTGIGNDAAGAIWYRALTTYMVSNTDFAGARQATLQAATDLYGPDSAERSAVRAAWLAVGVDGSGAVPPSDTAPVIDPIPFTPAHLGTPVTHQLTGHDPQGQAIVWSAEGLPPGLTITPHGLISGVPTAKGTSTVRIHATDPDGNRTSSQEAPWYVTGPPTLMVPLPVSRTFTVGAETSFLVRFEDYPDHHALGQVQTVAVETTGLPDGLTATATVDGTFDWMTRVTVRGTPSTAGTGTIRFTATDPDGETATFALPYTVGPPLAPATPPTASVYAGDVSGTAIVSWGEPIAGSPQVTGYVIRVTPGSEQVLPATARSVTLTGLDPAQAYEIGVRARGTAIDSAEKTLTMKPTRLTLSPPSATVDHAGPVTLTGAVTGPPANGRAYLEQKAPTSATWTRVSMITADATGTWSLTVNPTVTTAYRVSYPARAIGWWPATSAISTITVRHAVTVTPSTLSARAGSTVTFTGTVSPATAGVKANLQHYANGAWVTLQSATIAADGSYAIRRAFTRGNWNLRVVTSGGNTNAAGLSPTLTLTVT, translated from the coding sequence GTGCACGCCGTCGCGGGTGAGAGTTACCAGGCCAAGGACGTCGTCATCGACAGCGGCGGGGCCCGGCACGTCCGCTTCGACCGCACCTGGAACGGCCTTCGCGTGCTCGGCGGTGACTTCGTCGTGCACACCACCGGCGCGGGCAGGTTCGCCGGCGCCACGGTGGCTCAGGACGCCGCCGTCGACGTCGCCCGCACGCCTGCGGTGGCGAAGCACGACGCGATCGCCACGGCCGGGAAGCAGTCGACCGGGCCGGCGGAGGCGCGGCTGGTCGTCGACGCCCACCAGGGCGAGCCGGCGCTGGCATGGCAGGTGACGATCGCGGACCACCTCGTCGTGATCGTGGACGCCACCACGGGCCGTACGCGGCGCACGTACGACCTGACCAAGGCCGCTGACACCGCGACCGGGCACGGGCTGCACAACGGCGAGGTCAAGCTGTCCACCACGCGTACCGATCAGGGCTCCTTCGCCCTGATCGACCCGGACCGGGGTGGCAACACGACCCGGGACGCGCTGAACAGCACCGACAGGCCGACGGAAGCCAACTCCCGGGCGTTCACCGATGCCGACGACATGTGGGGCGACGGCACGACGGCCGACCGGGCGACCGCGGGCGCCGACGTGCACTACGGTATGGCCCGGACCTGGGACTACTTCCATGACACCTTCGGCCGCGCGGGCATCGACGGCGACGGCAAGGGCGTCACCGCGTACGTCCACCACGACGTCAACTGGGCCAACGCATCCTGGAACGACTCCTGCGTCTGCATGATGTTCGGCGACGGCGACGGCACCCGCAAGGCGTTCACGTCGCTCGACGACGTCGCGCACGAGACGGCGCACGGGCTCACCTTCCGCACCGCCGACCTCGTCTACCAGGGCGAGTCCGGGGCGCTCAACGAGGCCACCAGCGACATCTTCGCCACACTGGTCGAGTTCGCGGCGAACAACCCGGCCGACGAGCCCGACTACCTGATCAGTGAGATGACCGGTCCGCAACCGCTGCGCTGGATGGACGAGCCCACCCGCGACGTCAAGTCGGTGTCGTGCTGGAGTCCCTCGGTCAAGGACCTCGACGTGCACCGCTCGTCCGGTGTGGCCAACAAGTTCTTCTACACCCTGGCCGTGGGCAGCGGCTCGACGCGGTGGGGCAGCAGCACCCCGTGCGGCGGCGCGGCGCCGGTGACCGGCATCGGCAACGACGCGGCCGGCGCCATCTGGTACCGCGCCCTGACCACATACATGGTGTCGAACACCGACTTCGCCGGGGCGCGCCAGGCTACGCTGCAGGCGGCGACCGACCTGTACGGCCCGGACAGCGCCGAACGGTCCGCGGTGCGGGCCGCGTGGCTCGCGGTCGGGGTGGACGGCTCGGGCGCCGTGCCGCCGTCGGACACCGCACCCGTGATCGACCCGATCCCGTTCACGCCGGCGCACCTGGGCACGCCGGTGACGCATCAGCTGACCGGCCACGACCCGCAGGGACAGGCCATCGTCTGGTCGGCGGAGGGCCTGCCGCCCGGCCTGACGATCACGCCGCATGGCCTGATCAGCGGCGTGCCGACGGCCAAGGGCACGTCGACGGTCCGGATCCACGCCACCGACCCGGACGGTAACCGGACCAGCTCGCAGGAGGCGCCCTGGTACGTCACGGGGCCGCCGACCCTGATGGTGCCGCTGCCCGTCTCGCGAACCTTCACCGTGGGCGCCGAGACGTCGTTCCTGGTGCGCTTCGAGGACTACCCCGACCATCACGCTCTGGGCCAGGTCCAGACGGTGGCCGTGGAGACCACCGGGCTGCCCGACGGCCTGACCGCCACCGCCACCGTCGACGGCACCTTCGACTGGATGACCAGGGTCACCGTGAGGGGCACGCCGAGCACCGCGGGCACCGGGACGATCCGGTTCACGGCGACCGATCCCGACGGCGAGACGGCGACCTTCGCCCTGCCGTACACCGTCGGGCCGCCGCTGGCACCGGCGACCCCGCCGACCGCGTCCGTGTACGCCGGCGACGTCAGCGGCACCGCGATCGTGAGCTGGGGTGAGCCGATCGCCGGAAGTCCTCAGGTCACCGGCTACGTCATCCGGGTCACGCCCGGCTCGGAGCAGGTGCTGCCGGCGACGGCCCGTTCGGTCACCCTGACCGGTCTCGACCCGGCGCAGGCGTACGAGATCGGTGTTCGTGCTCGCGGCACCGCGATCGACAGCGCCGAGAAGACACTGACGATGAAGCCGACCCGGCTGACGCTGTCGCCGCCGTCGGCGACCGTCGATCATGCCGGCCCGGTCACGCTGACCGGCGCGGTCACCGGTCCGCCCGCGAACGGCCGGGCCTACCTGGAGCAGAAGGCGCCCACGTCGGCCACCTGGACGCGGGTCTCCATGATCACGGCGGATGCGACCGGGACGTGGAGCCTCACGGTGAACCCCACCGTGACGACGGCCTACCGGGTGTCGTACCCGGCACGGGCGATCGGCTGGTGGCCCGCGACGTCGGCCATATCGACGATCACGGTCCGTCATGCCGTGACGGTCACGCCCAGCACCCTGTCCGCCAGGGCCGGGAGTACGGTCACCTTCACCGGTACGGTCAGCCCGGCGACAGCGGGGGTGAAGGCGAACCTGCAGCACTACGCCAACGGCGCGTGGGTGACCCTGCAGAGCGCCACGATCGCGGCCGACGGCTCCTATGCGATTCGCCGGGCCTTCACCCGCGGCAACTGGAACCTGCGCGTGGTGACCAGCGGTGGCAACACCAATGCCGCCGGCCTCTCCCCGACCCTGACGCTGACGGTCACCTAG
- a CDS encoding PASTA domain-containing protein — translation MTTTKAAAAPAKVVVPNGVGLDYQSAQDLWRAAGLHVAPATDATGAHRLPLVDANWVVVSQDLKAGTKVAADSFITATVKKYSDS, via the coding sequence GTGACCACCACGAAGGCGGCGGCTGCCCCGGCCAAGGTCGTGGTACCGAACGGTGTCGGGCTCGACTACCAGTCGGCGCAGGATCTGTGGCGCGCGGCCGGATTGCATGTCGCGCCGGCTACCGACGCGACCGGCGCCCACCGGCTCCCGTTGGTCGACGCCAACTGGGTGGTCGTCTCGCAGGACCTGAAGGCGGGCACCAAGGTTGCCGCCGACTCGTTCATCACCGCGACCGTCAAGAAGTACTCCGACAGCTGA
- a CDS encoding SDR family oxidoreductase gives MTRADDVAGMVAAVHDRFGHIDVLVANAHMHFRHRPFLEYEWADLDRRVSDELKAILHPCRAVAPEKLRRRSGSIIAISSTCSKRSNDGFLAQSTAKAAVDAFVRSLATELGPHGVRVNTVAPGLTLTDAAMPMAPHVKESIAARSPMRRNGLPEDMAGAVIFLASDLSRFMTGTYLPVDGGFTMLQRRVDDSSGNDRGGDSSGETGPQHERQAPRHRQLRLVHLQPRPDVPELRPRDLRGPRRRARRGRRRA, from the coding sequence GTGACGCGCGCCGACGACGTCGCCGGCATGGTGGCCGCCGTCCACGATCGTTTCGGGCACATCGACGTCCTGGTGGCGAACGCGCACATGCATTTCCGCCATCGGCCCTTCCTCGAGTACGAGTGGGCGGATCTCGACCGGAGGGTCAGCGACGAGCTCAAGGCGATCCTCCACCCGTGCCGGGCCGTTGCCCCGGAGAAGCTGCGGCGCCGAAGCGGCAGCATCATCGCGATCTCGAGCACCTGCTCGAAGCGCAGCAACGACGGGTTCCTCGCGCAGAGCACCGCCAAGGCCGCGGTCGACGCGTTCGTGCGATCGCTGGCCACCGAGCTGGGCCCGCACGGCGTACGGGTCAACACGGTCGCGCCCGGGCTCACCCTGACCGATGCGGCGATGCCGATGGCGCCGCACGTCAAGGAGTCGATCGCGGCCCGGAGCCCGATGCGCCGCAACGGGTTGCCCGAGGACATGGCCGGTGCCGTGATCTTCCTGGCGAGCGACCTGTCACGCTTCATGACCGGCACGTACCTGCCGGTCGATGGCGGTTTCACCATGCTGCAGCGCCGCGTCGACGATTCTTCTGGCAACGACCGCGGCGGCGATTCCTCGGGAGAGACAGGTCCACAGCATGAGCGCCAGGCTCCTCGTCATCGACAACTACGACTCGTTCACCTTCAACCTCGTCCAGATGTTCCAGAACTACGACCTCGAGATCTGCGTGGTCCGCGCCGACGAGCTCGCCGTGGACGACGTCGCGCGTGA
- a CDS encoding NAD(P)-dependent alcohol dehydrogenase, giving the protein MRAIVRDSYGPADALELRDVSRPPLGEHDVLVRVRAAAVDPGVWIFMTGRPLAVRLAAGLRRPRVAGLGRDVAGVVAQTGAAVTDLRPGDEVYGTCRTGSLAEYAVARQHRLARKPAGLTFEQAAAVPVSAVTALQSLRAARVGAGHRVLVIGAGGGVGTFAVQLARASGAVVTGVCSGAKAELVRSLGAEHVIDYTRQEITDGGARHDAVIDTAGNRPLPVLRRAVTERGTIALVGGGHMRGRWLGGFQRQLAAPLLSRFGTARVCGVTAREGRQSLEELTPLLESGAVTPVVGRTYPLADAAAAIRELAQGHPTGKIVVVVRGR; this is encoded by the coding sequence ATGAGAGCGATCGTCCGCGACAGCTACGGCCCGGCGGACGCTCTGGAACTGCGAGACGTCAGCCGGCCCCCGCTCGGCGAGCACGACGTGCTGGTCCGGGTACGTGCGGCCGCGGTGGACCCCGGCGTCTGGATCTTCATGACCGGGCGGCCCCTGGCCGTACGCCTGGCGGCCGGCCTGCGCCGGCCGCGCGTCGCCGGCCTGGGCCGCGACGTCGCCGGCGTCGTGGCGCAGACCGGCGCCGCCGTCACCGACCTGCGCCCCGGCGACGAGGTGTACGGCACGTGCCGGACCGGCTCGCTCGCCGAGTACGCGGTCGCGCGGCAGCATCGGCTGGCACGCAAGCCGGCCGGTCTCACCTTCGAGCAGGCGGCCGCGGTGCCGGTCTCCGCGGTGACGGCGCTGCAGAGTCTCCGCGCCGCCCGGGTCGGCGCCGGCCATCGCGTGCTGGTCATCGGCGCCGGTGGTGGCGTCGGCACGTTCGCGGTCCAGCTCGCCCGGGCCTCCGGCGCCGTGGTCACCGGCGTCTGCAGCGGGGCCAAGGCCGAGCTGGTGCGCTCGCTCGGCGCCGAGCACGTCATCGACTACACCCGCCAGGAGATCACCGACGGCGGTGCGCGCCATGACGCCGTCATCGACACCGCGGGAAACCGCCCGCTGCCGGTGCTCCGCCGGGCCGTCACCGAGCGCGGGACGATCGCCCTGGTCGGCGGTGGCCACATGCGCGGACGGTGGCTCGGCGGCTTCCAGCGGCAGCTGGCCGCACCGTTGCTCTCCCGGTTCGGCACGGCCCGGGTGTGCGGTGTGACCGCGCGCGAGGGCCGGCAGAGCCTGGAGGAGCTCACCCCGCTGCTGGAGTCCGGGGCGGTGACCCCGGTCGTCGGCCGTACGTACCCACTGGCCGACGCGGCCGCCGCCATCCGCGAGCTCGCCCAGGGCCACCCCACCGGGAAGATCGTCGTCGTGGTGCGGGGCCGGTAG
- a CDS encoding serine hydrolase domain-containing protein, with product MKRLSGSGRTSAMPIQHGDEALAARLRALLGDRHPVAAAATISPGQQRVAGLGAGAGADFEIGSVSKGVTGLLYADALARGEIDRTATLGDLLPLGDCPAARVTLASLATHHSGLPSLPRSAGLVRRSVALWRHGANPYGDTLDQLIVQTRSVPVGKPRARYSNLGFQLLGHAIAAAAGASYPALVRERVADPLGLDVFYVPATPAQLRPDALTGTTGFGRHRQPWTGEAVGPAGGIRASIQAMARLAAAMLDGSAPGLSALDPVARFAGSAVRIGAGWIALERDGHTVTWHNGGTGGFRAWLGLDRAAGAGAVVLTATSRGVDRSGFRLLAETAGRNASRPRR from the coding sequence ATGAAGCGATTGTCAGGATCCGGTCGGACGTCGGCCATGCCGATCCAGCACGGCGACGAGGCGCTCGCGGCGCGGCTTCGCGCCCTCCTGGGCGACCGGCACCCGGTGGCCGCGGCCGCCACGATCTCCCCCGGACAGCAGCGGGTGGCGGGACTCGGCGCGGGCGCCGGGGCGGACTTCGAGATCGGCTCGGTCTCGAAGGGCGTGACGGGTCTGCTGTACGCCGACGCGCTGGCCCGCGGTGAGATCGACCGGACGGCGACCCTCGGCGACCTGTTGCCGCTCGGCGACTGCCCGGCCGCGCGTGTGACCCTGGCGTCGCTCGCCACCCATCACTCGGGATTGCCCAGCCTGCCCAGGTCGGCCGGGTTGGTGCGGCGCAGCGTGGCGCTGTGGCGGCACGGCGCCAACCCCTACGGCGACACCCTGGACCAGCTCATCGTCCAGACCCGGTCGGTGCCGGTCGGCAAACCGCGGGCACGGTACTCCAACCTCGGCTTCCAGTTGCTCGGCCACGCGATTGCGGCCGCCGCCGGAGCCAGCTACCCCGCACTCGTGCGCGAACGTGTCGCCGACCCGCTCGGCCTCGATGTCTTCTACGTTCCGGCGACCCCGGCGCAGTTGCGCCCCGACGCACTGACCGGCACGACCGGATTCGGACGCCACCGGCAGCCGTGGACCGGTGAGGCGGTAGGGCCCGCGGGTGGCATCCGCGCCTCGATCCAGGCGATGGCCCGCCTGGCCGCCGCGATGCTGGACGGATCGGCTCCCGGCCTCAGCGCTCTGGATCCGGTCGCGCGATTCGCCGGCAGTGCCGTCCGCATCGGGGCCGGATGGATCGCGCTGGAGCGCGACGGCCACACGGTCACCTGGCACAACGGCGGTACCGGGGGGTTCCGGGCATGGCTGGGGCTGGACCGGGCCGCCGGCGCCGGAGCGGTGGTGCTGACCGCGACGTCGAGGGGCGTCGACAGGTCCGGCTTCCGGCTGCTGGCGGAAACGGCCGGGCGGAACGCGTCACGGCCGCGGCGCTGA